Proteins from a genomic interval of Cryptococcus neoformans var. grubii H99 chromosome 8, complete sequence:
- a CDS encoding Atypical/PI4K protein kinase: MSHALLLRLFLSPYFSISIAMQYLKTYPDSIGISHYLCWRMKRMPAEEVEFYWPQICHLLLTYPTQSNALESFIIARAEESTHSAMLTFWFMQAALRDLIPTRQTDPVPFAICQRVLHRCHAIIFGDPPEPSRSPYRSLPHSPSSSALGKLSSIPGSGSSSTFIQIDEGQRQGQGLGQGRVNPHAAAALVGMGVMFAGIPGMPALVPLVGEWALIQGRRPMDDLTSGRDRVEVDTGGGADVRPEKMERRRKENENERGEKEDSESEEEDGRAPSNGIIQGQGYKSNVKFPKSTVNLAITGPAQTTPNLYSPPRSPSAVPPFSAIDMPDEKVREKEKNGGISSRRKGSDPFGQLFNDRSPTPPKSAHQPFHSVPSLPRSSSYNPNHYQGGPPTAEAILATYSFSAQRQLLTSHYCRSEVRFLLLLEDISNRLLVIPKPARVSALRAELTSLNHNLPAEVCMPLWCTADHTLSPSSSSSTLSPSPASGSNNPSSSAKNRAYHPRGSAVPGGHSRVVRISPGDSVVLNSAERAPYLLHVEILQGDLNFDPTRRENRELLKKIVVAEDRKRRKRDGTLGVGVDGREAGSGGRVRNAGYNNGRQEWGLGSKKGKGKGEGFGSLMPDSIPAIPPSPSPASASISNSSKPPSQPPLTATTTTPGTPKPIPPEEMDLVEQLYGTLSVHDEIPDLSEIIPLPSGPKNRDLDMKAWDRGSPVPGRITSSGVGVDAGAGIGAGVMGDVGQWMSSPTGTATGSEVGKSGPSTPGFPSAKSGFTSPSPSSSSPFTPGLVQAQGQSPSTPGPKRAITLEDYSERMRTAAVMLAQLNASLVPNAPENQSGGGWIPGTGWIRTPGGGGGGGGEEAGGKPDGSAGGKLKLAAAQAAAIRERIMLEMMALEEERVERMTDRPPGADVPIPTAETSGGGESGHEHDHEHGTVEDEGIVRRELNKADPSAAVFRESWSAKKSRIRAGSPWGHLANWDVISVIVKTGADLRQEQLATQLIERFSRIWKEENCDCWARFFRILITGETSGLVETVTDAVSVHSIKKGEYAKRLAEGGPIGHVSLMDHYVNTFGKPDSGRFARAQRNFIRSLAGYSIITYLLQIKDRHNGNILVDQDGHLIHIDFGFMLSNSPGNMGFEAAPFKMLMEYVDIMGGLNSPGYAYFKKLFKEGFEAARKHSDSLITIVELMQKNSKLDCFALFGDQTAAHFRERFQLGLTTQAVDAYLERLIVTSTGSNYTKLYDTFQYYSQGVL, translated from the exons ATGTCTCACGCATTACT CCTCCGTTTGTTCCTCTCCCCatacttctccatctccatcgccATGCAGTACCTTAAGACCTATCCCGACTCTATTGGTATATCCCACTATCTCTGCtggagaatgaagaggatgccCGCCGAAGAAGTCGAGTTTTATTGGCCTCAGATATG CCATTTGTTATTGACTTACCCTACTCAATCCAATGCTCTCGAGTCGTTCATCATCGCCCGAGCAGAGGAAAGCACCCACTCTGCCATGCTC ACATTCTGGTTCATGCAAGCTGCTCTCCGGGACCTCATCCCAACCCGGCAGACGGACCCTGTCCCGTTCGCAATCTGCCAACGCGTCCTGCACCGCTGCCATGCCATCATCTTTGGTGATCCCCCAGAACCGTCGCGCTCGCCTTACCGCTCTTTACCGCATTCGCCATCTAGTTCTGCCTTGGGCAAgctctcttccatccccgGCTCTGGTTCTAGCTCTACCTTTATTCAAATTGACGAGGGCCaaaggcaagggcaaggatTAGGCCAGGGGAGAGTGAACCCGCATGCGGCTGCGGCGTTGGTAGGTATGGGTGTGATGTTCGCTGGTATACCCGGTATGCCCGCTCTAGTCCCCCTCGTAGGCGAATGGGCTCTCATCCAAGGTCGCCGGCCAATGGACGATCTAACAAGTGGAAGGGATAGGGTGGAAGTGGATACGGGTGGTGGAGCGGATGTGAGGCctgaaaagatggaaaggaggagaaaggaaaatgagaatgagaggggggagaaggaggatagtgagtcggaagaggaagatgggcGAGCGCCGAGTAATGGGATTAtccaaggacaaggatACAAATCGAATGTTAAATTCCCTAAGTCTACCGTCAACCTAGCAATCACTGGCCCCGCTCAAACAACGCCCAACCTCTATTCTCCACCTCGATCTCCATCTGCAgttcctcccttctccgcaATCGACATGCCCGATGAGAAGGtaagggaaaaggaaaaaaatgGCGGCATTTCTTCTCGCCGAAAGGGTTCAGACCCATTCGGTCAACTGTTCAATGACAGATCCCCTACTCCACCGAAATCCGCGCACCAACCCTTCCATTCCGTACCTTCTTTACCCCGTTCATCGTCTTATAACCCCAACCATTACCAGGGAGGACCACCCACAGCGGAAGCCATCCTCGCGACCTACTCGTTCTCTGCTCAAAGACAACTTCTCACGAGTCACTACTGTAGGAGCGAAGTGAGGTTCTTGCTATTATTGGAAGATATCAGTAATAGATTACTGGTCATTCCTAAACCGGCGCGGGTTAGTGCTTTGAGAGCAGAATTGACGAGTTTGAACCACAACCTCCCAGCAGAAGTGTGCATGCCTCTATGGTGTACTGCCGATCATaccctttctccttcctcctcctcatccacctTGAGCCCATCACCCGCATCTGGGTCGAacaacccttcttcctcggcaAAAAATCGAGCATACCACCCACGCGGTTCTGCCGTCCCAGGTGGTCATTCACGGGTTGTACGTATCTCCCCGGGCGATTCCGTCGTCCTCAACTCGGCAGAAAGAGCACCGTACCTGTTACACGTCGAGATCCTCCAAGGGGATCTCAATTTTGACCCGACGAGAAGGGAGAATAGGGAATTGTTGAAGAAAATTGTGGTAGCAGAGGatagaaaaagaagaaaaagggatgGGACATTGGGTGTAGGTGTAGATGGGCGTGAAGCTGGTTCTGGTGGCAGGGTACGTAATGCAGGGTACAATAATGGTCGACAAGAATGGGGATTAGGGAgtaaaaaaggaaaagggaaaggagaaggcttTGGAAGTCTCATGCCTGATTCTATTCCCGCCATCCcgccttccccttcccctgcCTCAGCTTCAATCTCAAACTCTTCCAAACCACCTTCCCAACCACCTTTaaccgccaccaccaccacccctGGTACGCCCAAGCCCATCCCCCCAGAAGAAATGGACCTTGTCGAACAACTTTACGGTACCCTCTCCGTTCACGACGAGATTCCCGATTTGTCCGAAATTATCCCCTTACCGAGCGGGCCTAAGAATAGGGATTTGGATATGAAAGCGTGGGATCGGGGGTCGCCTGTCCCTGGCCGGATAACTAGCTCGGGTGTGGGTGTGGATGCGGGTGCGGGGATAGGTGCGGGTGTGATGGGTGATGTAGGGCAGTGGATGTCTTCCCCGACGGGAACGGCAACAGGAAGCGAGGTCGGCAAATCCGGACCGTCTACACCTGGCTTCCCATCAGCTAAATCCGGCTTTacctccccttctccatcttcctcgtctcctTTCACTCCTGGCTTggttcaagctcaaggtcAAAGTCCTTCTACTCCCGGACCAAAAAGGGCAATTACTCTCGAAGATTACTCGGAACGTATGCGCACAGCGGCCGTCATGCTTGCTCAATTGAACGCTTCCCTCGTACCGAATGCACCAGAGAACCAAAGTGGGGGCGGGTGGATACCGGGTACAGGGTGGATAAGGACTCCaggcggtggtggaggtggtggaggggaagaggctgGTGGGAAGCCAGATGGTTCGGCGGGAGGCAAACTGAAGCTAGCGGCAGCACAAGCGGCAGCGATAAGAGAACGGATCATGCTCGAGATGATGgctcttgaagaagaacgagTGGAACGTATGACAGATCGACCGCCTGGTGCGGATGTACCCATCCCCACAGCTGAAACGTCtggaggaggtgaaagCGGACATGAGCATGATCATGAACATGGTacggtggaagatgaaggaattGTGAGGAGGGAATTGAATAAAGCAGATCCATCCGCAGCTGTATTCAGGGAAAGCTGGTcagcgaagaagagcagaaTTAGAGCTGGAAGTCCGTGGGGCCATCTGGCAAATTGGGAT GTCATCTCAGTAATCGTCAAGACAGGTGCGGATCTAAGGCAGGAGCAACTTGCAACGCAGTTGATTGAACGGTTCAGCCGAatttggaaagaggaaaattGTGATTGTTGGGCCAGATT CTTCCGAATCCTTATAACCGGTGAAACATCTGGATTGGTGGAAACCGTGACGGATGCGGTGTCTGTACATTCTATCAAAAAGGGAGAATATGCCAAGCGATTGGCTGAAGGAGGGCCTATTGGGCATGTGTCCTTGATGGACCACTACGTCAAC ACATTCGGTAAACCAGACTCTGGTCGATTCGCTCGTGCTCAACGCAATTTTATCCGTTCTCTCGCAGGTTACTCTATCATCACATACCTTCTTCAGATCAAAGATCGGCATAACGGGAACATCCTCGTAGACCAGGATGGGCATTTGATTCATATTGACTTTGGGTTCATGTTGAGTAACTCGCCGGGAAATATGGGATTTGAGGCGGCACCTTTCAAGATGCTTATG GAGTATGTGGATATCATGGGAGGATTGAATAGCCCTGGTTATGCGTACTTCAAGAAGCTGTTCAAGGAAGGATTCGAAGCTGCAAGGAAACATTCAGATAGTTTGATCA CAATTGTCGAGCTCATGCAGAAGA ACTCTAAGCTCGACTGTTTTGCTCTCTTTGGTGACCAGACGGCTGCTCATTTCCGAGAACGTTTCCAACTAGGCCTCACGACGCAAGCTGTAGACGCATATTTGGAACGCTTAATTGTAACCTCAACTGGGAGCAATTATACCAAGTTGTATGATACTTTCCAGTATTACAG TCAAGGTGTCTTATAA